TCGGGGTGACGGGGCTGCTCCGGCCCCCGGTCGACGCGCTGGCTCGGTGGGCGAACGCGCACGAGGCACCCATCGTCGCGCTCGACGTGCCGACCGGGCTGGACAGCGATACGGGCGTCGCGCAGGGCGGCACCATCCGCGCTGACCTGACGGTGACGATGGCGGCGCCCAAGGCTGGCCTGCTGTTCAACGACGGGCCGGCGCACGCGGGCCGGGTCGAGGTGGTGGACATCGGCATTCCGCCGCATCTGATGCGGCACGCGCTCGCGATGCCCGGCAGTGCGCGCCGCACCACCGACCGTGCGGTGCGGGCGCTGCTGCCCGAGCGCGCACCCGACGCGCACAAGTACACCGCCGGGCGCGTGCTCGTCGTGGCCGGGTCGCGGGCGTTTCCCGGGGCCGCCGTCATGGCCTCGCACGCGGCAGCCCGCGTGGGGGCTGGCGCGGCGGTCTGCTGCACGGCGGCGAGCGCTCGCCCGCTCCTGAGCGCGCACCTGACCGAAGTGATGACCGTCGGCCTCCCCGAGACCGATACCGGCGCGCTCGCTCCCGAGGCCCTCGACGCACTCGTGCAGCAGGCCGAGCGAGCCGACACGGTGCTGATCGGCTGCGGGCTGGGCACCCACCCGGCGACGCAGCAGCTCGTCCGCGACCTCCTGCCGTGCCTCCGGTGCCCTGCCGTCATCGACGCCGACGGCCTGAACGCACTCGCGGGCCACACCGACCTGCTCACCGGCCTCGCCCTGCCGCCGGTGCTGACGCCGCACACAGGCGAGCTCCAGCGGCTCGTCGGGACTGACGACCTCGACACAACGGACCGGATCGCGCTCGCCGCCGACTGGGCCGAGCGGTGGCAGGCCGTGCTCGTCGTCAAGGGCTTGCCGAGCGTCGTCGGGACGCCGGGGGGGCCAACGTTCGTGGCAGGCGCAGGCGGTCCGGCGCTCGCCACGGCAGGGACGGGCGACGTGCTCGCTGGGATGACCGCGGGCCTGCTCGCCCAGGGCCTCGACCCGGCCGAGGCGGCCGTCTGCGCGCTCCACCTCGGCGGTCGAGCCGCCGAGCGCTACACTGCCACCCGGCGCTCCAACACGCTCCTCGCCACCGACCTGCTGGCCGAGTTGCCGCACCTGTTTGCCGGGTGACGTACGACGGCGGAGTGCCGACGCCCACCCAGGGCGTAGCGCCGCTACGCCCCTACAGGCTTGGCGCAGAGCGCGACGGTCTGGTTAGCTTCGCGGCCCACCGTCTCACCGTCCTCTGTCCACCGCCCCACCGTCCTCTGTCTTGAAAGTCCTTTCGGTTGGCTGGGCGCTCGTGATCCTCGCCCTCTGCTCTGTCCCTGGCCCGAGCCTGCCCGACGCTGAGATACTCAGCTTCGACAAGGTGGGGCACTTCGGGATGTTCTTTATCGGAGTGCTGCTGTGGCTGTGGACGTGGCCGCACCACACGGGCTGGGTGCTGGCGGCGGGCATCGCGTTCAGCGCCGGCACCGAGGTCTACCAGGGCCTCGTGCCGTTCCTCGGCCGCAGCCCTGACGTGTTCGACGTGGTGGCCG
This genomic interval from Bacteroidota bacterium contains the following:
- a CDS encoding NAD(P)H-hydrate dehydratase, yielding MPAHLDLFEPVLSTEAMRAADRQTMEAFGIPGFALMETAGRGAVDRIEAAFGAMAGRRVLVLAGKGNNGGDGFVVARVLAARGAHVRVVTTATKDNATEDTARNLALFRTLAEHSDHLALDAFEHTDYLTVSPPPDLVVDALLGIGVTGLLRPPVDALARWANAHEAPIVALDVPTGLDSDTGVAQGGTIRADLTVTMAAPKAGLLFNDGPAHAGRVEVVDIGIPPHLMRHALAMPGSARRTTDRAVRALLPERAPDAHKYTAGRVLVVAGSRAFPGAAVMASHAAARVGAGAAVCCTAASARPLLSAHLTEVMTVGLPETDTGALAPEALDALVQQAERADTVLIGCGLGTHPATQQLVRDLLPCLRCPAVIDADGLNALAGHTDLLTGLALPPVLTPHTGELQRLVGTDDLDTTDRIALAADWAERWQAVLVVKGLPSVVGTPGGPTFVAGAGGPALATAGTGDVLAGMTAGLLAQGLDPAEAAVCALHLGGRAAERYTATRRSNTLLATDLLAELPHLFAG
- a CDS encoding VanZ family protein, which gives rise to MKVLSVGWALVILALCSVPGPSLPDAEILSFDKVGHFGMFFIGVLLWLWTWPHHTGWVLAAGIAFSAGTEVYQGLVPFLGRSPDVFDVVADVAGLLAGFGGMVWVQARGHAALG